One region of Micromonospora ureilytica genomic DNA includes:
- a CDS encoding ArsR/SmtB family transcription factor, whose translation MLKIHFSGEDILRTRVAPAADPVWELVLSLHVLRGRTRDPLTANWRRSVARDLRQDSASEQLRLLFALNPPRGYFPDFLTPYASVEGFEAGLDALRRTPAELLHRDLSVLASENQLPSSASALARGEVSALHHLAESMEQYRSLAISPYWSRIQAAVAADRARRARALLDGGVEGLLTSLRPAMRWESGVLEVRSYPHSRELHLDGRGLLLVPSFFCAATPVALLDPALPPVLVYPVDRLGGLVPADASSAAASGAARDSLAALLGRTRAAVLQASDDGCTTGEVARQLNISAAAASQHATVLRNAGLLVSHRERNSVLHTLTPLGRAMLDA comes from the coding sequence ATGCTGAAGATCCACTTTTCTGGGGAGGACATCCTCCGAACCCGGGTGGCGCCGGCGGCGGACCCGGTCTGGGAGCTGGTCCTCAGCCTGCACGTGCTGCGCGGCCGCACCCGCGATCCGCTGACGGCCAACTGGCGGCGCAGCGTGGCCCGGGACCTGCGCCAGGACTCAGCCTCCGAGCAGCTCCGTCTGCTCTTCGCGTTGAACCCGCCGCGTGGCTACTTCCCCGACTTCCTCACCCCGTACGCCAGCGTCGAAGGCTTCGAGGCCGGGCTGGACGCGCTCCGCCGCACCCCCGCCGAGCTGCTGCACCGGGACCTGAGCGTGCTGGCCTCCGAGAATCAGCTGCCCTCCTCGGCGTCCGCGTTGGCCCGGGGGGAGGTGTCGGCGCTGCACCACCTGGCCGAGTCGATGGAGCAGTACCGGTCGCTGGCGATCAGCCCGTACTGGAGCCGGATCCAGGCCGCTGTGGCGGCGGACCGCGCGCGGCGGGCGCGGGCCCTGCTCGACGGTGGTGTCGAGGGCCTGCTCACCAGTCTCCGGCCGGCGATGCGCTGGGAGAGCGGGGTCCTGGAGGTCCGCAGCTACCCGCACAGCCGGGAGCTGCACCTGGACGGCCGTGGGCTGCTGCTGGTGCCGTCGTTCTTCTGCGCGGCCACCCCTGTCGCACTACTCGACCCGGCGCTGCCACCGGTCCTCGTCTACCCGGTGGACCGGCTGGGCGGGCTGGTGCCGGCCGACGCCAGCAGTGCTGCCGCGTCCGGTGCCGCCCGCGACTCACTCGCCGCGCTGCTGGGCCGCACCAGGGCGGCGGTGTTGCAGGCCAGCGACGACGGCTGCACCACCGGCGAGGTCGCCCGCCAGCTCAACATCTCAGCGGCGGCGGCGAGCCAGCACGCCACAGTGCTGCGCAACGCTGGCCTGCTGGTCAGCCACCGCGAACGCAACAGCGTGCTGCACACGCTGACCCCGCTGGGCCGGGCCATGCTGGA
- a CDS encoding NUDIX hydrolase codes for MPDTVITGPTAPTIDPEGYAALHADATALLEGWQPTSPEAASARDRTLALLAAGPIAMSRQHRPGHITASALVLDSTGSRVLLCLHVKFGRWVQLGGHCEPIDQTLVGAALREATEESGIAGLRIDPVPIDVDVHQVQCQGGSAHYDVRFAVLAPPSAVEQVSDEAEELGWFPPDQLPEPLAGGTVQLIAPALAALRRSPLRLAP; via the coding sequence GTGCCTGACACCGTGATCACCGGCCCGACCGCCCCCACGATCGACCCCGAGGGGTATGCGGCGCTGCACGCCGACGCCACCGCATTGCTGGAGGGCTGGCAGCCCACCAGTCCGGAGGCGGCCAGCGCGCGGGACCGGACCCTCGCCCTGCTCGCCGCCGGCCCGATCGCGATGAGCCGGCAGCACCGGCCGGGGCACATCACCGCGAGCGCGTTGGTGCTGGACTCCACCGGCTCCCGGGTGCTGCTCTGCCTGCACGTCAAGTTCGGCCGGTGGGTGCAGCTCGGTGGGCACTGCGAGCCGATCGACCAGACCCTGGTCGGCGCCGCGCTCCGCGAGGCCACCGAGGAGTCCGGGATCGCCGGCCTGCGCATCGACCCGGTGCCGATCGACGTGGACGTGCACCAGGTGCAGTGCCAGGGCGGCTCGGCGCACTACGACGTCCGGTTCGCGGTGCTCGCCCCGCCCTCGGCGGTGGAGCAGGTCAGCGACGAGGCCGAGGAGCTGGGCTGGTTCCCACCGGACCAGCTGCCCGAGCCGCTGGCCGGCGGGACCGTCCAACTGATCGCACCGGCCCTCGCCGCCCTCAGACGTAGCCCTCTTCGCCTCGCTCCTTGA
- a CDS encoding mannose-1-phosphate guanylyltransferase, which yields MLYAVIPAGGSGTRLWPLSRAGHPKFLHPLTGTSASLLQATVERLAPLTTPDRTLVVTGAAHVAAVARQLTVLPEDNILVEPSPRDSCAAIALAAAVIATRDPNAVMGSFAADHLIRDPDSWVGTVQQAVRGAEQGMLMTVGITPTRAETGYGYLETGDPTEGVPWRPVAEFKEKPAAEVAEAYVRSGRHLWNASMFVWRVDVFLAELARQQPGLHAGVTAIAAAWGTPEQDEVLGAIWPTLPKISVDYAVMEGAATAGRVATVPGDFGWNDVGDFHTLGDVLPADEAGNVVLGTEAKPGVLLRDSSNLVVVPQSGRLVAVLGLRDLIVVDTPDAVLVCPRDRAQDVKALVDELKERGEEGYV from the coding sequence ATGCTCTATGCGGTCATTCCGGCAGGTGGCAGTGGCACGAGGTTGTGGCCGTTGTCCCGTGCTGGCCATCCCAAGTTCCTCCACCCGCTGACCGGCACCAGCGCCTCGCTGCTCCAGGCGACAGTTGAACGGCTCGCGCCGCTGACCACACCGGACCGGACCCTCGTGGTCACCGGTGCCGCGCACGTTGCGGCGGTGGCACGGCAGCTGACCGTGCTGCCGGAGGACAACATCCTGGTCGAGCCCTCCCCCCGGGATTCCTGCGCGGCGATCGCGTTGGCCGCCGCGGTGATCGCGACGCGCGACCCGAACGCGGTGATGGGCAGCTTCGCGGCCGACCACCTGATCCGTGACCCGGACAGCTGGGTCGGCACGGTCCAGCAGGCGGTACGCGGCGCCGAGCAGGGCATGCTGATGACCGTCGGCATCACCCCGACCCGCGCGGAGACCGGCTACGGCTACCTGGAGACCGGCGACCCGACCGAGGGTGTGCCGTGGCGGCCGGTGGCCGAGTTCAAGGAGAAGCCGGCCGCCGAGGTCGCCGAGGCGTACGTCCGTTCGGGCCGGCACCTGTGGAACGCGAGCATGTTCGTGTGGCGGGTGGACGTCTTCCTCGCCGAGCTGGCCCGCCAGCAGCCGGGGCTGCACGCCGGCGTCACAGCGATCGCCGCCGCCTGGGGCACCCCTGAGCAGGACGAGGTCCTGGGCGCGATCTGGCCGACCCTGCCGAAGATCTCCGTCGACTACGCGGTGATGGAGGGCGCGGCCACGGCGGGTCGCGTCGCGACGGTGCCGGGCGACTTCGGCTGGAACGACGTCGGTGACTTCCACACCCTGGGCGACGTGCTGCCGGCCGACGAGGCCGGCAACGTGGTGCTCGGCACGGAGGCCAAGCCGGGCGTGCTGCTACGGGACAGCAGCAACCTCGTGGTCGTGCCGCAGTCGGGTCGGCTGGTGGCCGTCCTCGGTCTGCGCGACCTGATCGTGGTGGACACCCCGGACGCGGTGCTGGTCTGCCCGCGCGACCGGGCGCAGGACGTCAAGGCCCTGGTCGACGAGCTCAAGGAGCGAGGCGAAGAGGGCTACGTCTGA
- a CDS encoding glycosyltransferase family 4 protein, whose protein sequence is MTAGRPPRVLIDATSVPTDRGGVGRYVDGLLGALGKVCGSGVELAVVSLRTDLERYTRMLPGAEIIPAPAAVAHRPARLAWEQTGLPLLAQQVGAEVLHSPFYTCPLRAGCPVTVTVHDATFFTEPEHYDKSRRTFFRSAIKTSMRRANRVIVPSKATRDELIRLLDADPTRIDVAYHGVDQAAFHAPTEEEKARVRARLGLGNSSYVAFLGAKEPRKNVPNLIRGWARAVADRVDPPALVIAGGQGHDEDIDRAVAEVPSHLRLLRPGYLRYADLPGFLGGALVAAYPSYGEGFGLPILEAMACAAPVLTTPRLSLPEVGGDAVAYTSEDPEQIATDLAALLDDEQRRLSLAKAGFDRAKEFTWESSAEVHIAAWSRARS, encoded by the coding sequence GTGACCGCCGGTCGCCCGCCCCGCGTGCTCATCGACGCCACGAGTGTCCCCACCGACCGTGGTGGTGTCGGTCGATACGTCGACGGTCTACTCGGTGCCCTCGGCAAGGTGTGCGGGTCGGGGGTGGAGCTGGCGGTGGTCAGTCTCCGCACCGATCTGGAGCGCTACACCCGTATGCTGCCCGGCGCGGAAATCATCCCCGCCCCCGCCGCCGTGGCGCACCGCCCGGCCCGGCTCGCCTGGGAGCAGACCGGCCTGCCGCTGCTCGCCCAACAGGTGGGCGCAGAGGTGCTGCACTCGCCCTTCTACACCTGCCCGCTGCGGGCCGGGTGTCCGGTCACGGTCACCGTGCACGACGCGACGTTCTTCACCGAGCCGGAGCATTACGACAAGTCCCGCCGCACGTTCTTCCGCAGCGCCATCAAGACCTCGATGCGCCGCGCCAACCGGGTGATCGTGCCCAGCAAGGCCACCCGCGACGAGCTGATCCGGCTGCTCGACGCCGACCCGACCCGCATCGACGTGGCCTACCACGGCGTCGACCAGGCTGCCTTCCACGCTCCCACCGAGGAGGAGAAGGCCCGCGTACGCGCCCGTCTGGGGCTCGGCAACAGCAGCTACGTCGCCTTCCTCGGCGCCAAGGAGCCCCGGAAGAACGTGCCCAACCTGATCCGTGGGTGGGCGCGGGCGGTGGCCGATCGGGTCGACCCGCCGGCCCTGGTGATCGCCGGTGGGCAGGGGCACGACGAAGACATCGACCGGGCGGTGGCCGAGGTTCCGTCGCACCTGCGTCTGCTGCGTCCCGGCTACCTGCGTTACGCCGACCTTCCGGGTTTCCTCGGTGGCGCCCTGGTCGCCGCGTACCCGTCCTACGGCGAGGGCTTCGGGCTGCCGATCCTGGAGGCGATGGCGTGCGCAGCCCCGGTGCTGACCACGCCCCGGCTCTCACTGCCCGAGGTGGGCGGCGACGCCGTCGCGTACACCTCCGAGGACCCGGAGCAGATCGCCACCGACCTGGCCGCCCTGCTCGACGACGAGCAGCGGCGGTTGTCGCTGGCGAAGGCGGGGTTCGACCGGGCCAAGGAGTTCACCTGGGAGTCCAGCGCCGAGGTGCACATCGCCGCGTGGAGTCGCGCCCGCTCCTGA
- a CDS encoding TIGR03089 family protein codes for MADNIARVFADAIATDPTRPLLTWYDDATGDRTELSGATLANWVAKTANLLVDEVGLAPGTPAGVLLPPHWQTAAVLLGCWSAKLSVVDTPGDVGVLFAAVDQFDEAQSWSADERYALGLAPLAAPLRQVPPGFADYVVEVRGHGDHFTAQSGPGPTDAHLLSRAETRATELGIEPGARILVDATRYPDAVDWLLAPLTRGATVVLCANQDPTRLPARLTAEKVTHPLP; via the coding sequence ATGGCCGACAACATTGCCCGGGTGTTCGCCGACGCGATCGCGACCGACCCGACCCGACCGCTGCTCACCTGGTACGACGACGCCACCGGCGACCGCACCGAACTCTCCGGCGCCACCCTGGCGAACTGGGTGGCGAAGACCGCCAACCTTCTCGTCGACGAGGTCGGCCTCGCGCCGGGCACCCCGGCCGGCGTGCTGCTACCGCCACACTGGCAGACCGCGGCGGTGCTGCTGGGCTGCTGGTCGGCCAAGCTGAGCGTCGTGGACACCCCGGGCGACGTGGGGGTGCTCTTCGCCGCCGTCGACCAGTTCGACGAGGCGCAGTCCTGGTCCGCCGACGAGCGGTACGCCCTCGGGCTGGCCCCGCTCGCCGCCCCACTACGGCAGGTGCCGCCCGGGTTCGCGGACTACGTCGTCGAGGTACGCGGACACGGTGACCACTTCACGGCACAATCCGGTCCGGGCCCCACCGACGCGCACCTGCTGAGCCGCGCCGAGACCCGCGCCACCGAGTTGGGCATCGAGCCCGGCGCGCGGATCCTCGTGGACGCCACCCGCTACCCCGACGCGGTCGACTGGCTGTTGGCCCCGCTGACCCGGGGCGCCACCGTGGTCCTCTGCGCCAACCAGGACCCGACTCGCCTGCCAGCCCGCCTGACCGCAGAAAAAGTCACCCACCCCCTGCCCTAA
- a CDS encoding acetoacetate--CoA ligase, producing the protein MGDMLWAPPADVRERSRIGAYLRWLREHRGLDFADYDALWRWSTTDLDGFWRSIWDHFEVIAHTPPTATLAQRAMPGARWFPDATLNYAENVLRMPGRADDDPVVISHGQTRPPVTLTAGELREQVRRVSAGLRRLGVTAGDRVAAYAPNIAETYVLLLATASLGAIFSSCAPEFGTRSVTDRWQQIEPTVLVAVDGYRYGDKPVDRRAEVAAIRAALPSVRHTVSIGYLDPTSPAPEGALGWAELAAPTDEPLTFTPVPFDHPLYVLYSSGTTGLPKPIVHGHGGILLEHLKMLALHHDLGPTDRFFWFTTTGWMMWNFLVSGPAVGAAIVLFDGNPGVRAEPGHPAEPDLGGLWRLAAETGTTYFGTSAPYLLACRKAGLVPRDVADLSALRGVGSTGAPLPAEGFRWVYETVGEHLQLQSLSGGTDVCTGFVGGVPLLPVYAGEIACRALGAKVEARSADGTPVIGELGELVITEPMPSMPVGFWNDRDGTRYFEAYFDVYPGVWRHGDWITINERGGCVITGRSDATLNRGGVRLGTAEFYSVVEGLDEVVDSVVVHLEDDEGGAGELLLFVVLAEGLELDDPMRTKICRELRSALSPRHVPDEIHQVRSVPRTLSAKKLEVPVKKILTGTPVDQAAAKGALANPESLTAFAALAKSRTPA; encoded by the coding sequence GTGGGTGACATGCTGTGGGCGCCGCCGGCGGACGTACGCGAGCGGTCCCGGATCGGCGCCTACCTGCGCTGGCTGCGGGAGCACCGCGGGTTGGACTTCGCCGACTACGACGCGCTGTGGCGCTGGTCCACCACCGACCTGGACGGGTTCTGGCGCTCGATCTGGGATCACTTCGAGGTGATCGCGCACACCCCGCCGACCGCCACCCTGGCCCAGCGGGCAATGCCGGGCGCCCGGTGGTTCCCCGACGCCACGCTGAACTACGCGGAGAACGTGCTGCGGATGCCGGGGCGGGCCGACGACGACCCGGTGGTGATCTCCCACGGGCAGACCCGCCCGCCGGTCACGCTGACCGCCGGTGAGCTGCGCGAACAGGTCCGCCGGGTGTCGGCCGGGCTGCGCCGGCTCGGCGTCACCGCCGGTGACCGGGTGGCGGCGTACGCCCCGAACATCGCTGAGACGTACGTCCTGCTGCTGGCCACCGCCAGCCTGGGCGCGATCTTCTCATCCTGCGCGCCCGAGTTCGGCACCCGCAGTGTCACCGACCGCTGGCAGCAGATCGAACCGACAGTGCTGGTCGCCGTGGACGGCTACCGGTACGGCGACAAGCCGGTGGACCGGCGTGCCGAGGTCGCCGCGATCCGGGCCGCCCTGCCGTCGGTGCGCCACACCGTCAGCATCGGCTACCTCGACCCGACGAGTCCCGCGCCCGAGGGCGCGCTGGGCTGGGCCGAGCTGGCCGCGCCCACCGACGAACCGTTGACGTTCACGCCGGTGCCGTTCGACCACCCGCTCTACGTGCTCTACTCCTCGGGCACCACCGGGCTGCCGAAGCCGATCGTGCACGGCCACGGCGGCATCCTGCTGGAGCACCTGAAGATGCTCGCCCTGCACCACGACCTGGGCCCGACCGACAGGTTCTTCTGGTTCACCACCACCGGTTGGATGATGTGGAACTTCCTGGTCTCCGGCCCGGCGGTGGGTGCGGCCATCGTCCTCTTCGACGGCAACCCAGGGGTCCGGGCGGAGCCCGGCCATCCGGCCGAGCCGGACCTCGGCGGGCTGTGGCGGCTGGCGGCGGAGACCGGCACCACGTACTTCGGCACCTCCGCGCCGTACCTGCTGGCCTGCCGCAAGGCCGGGCTGGTCCCCCGGGACGTCGCCGACCTGTCGGCGTTGCGCGGCGTGGGTTCCACAGGTGCGCCGCTGCCCGCCGAGGGCTTCCGCTGGGTGTACGAGACCGTCGGCGAGCACCTCCAACTCCAGTCGCTCTCCGGCGGCACCGACGTGTGCACCGGCTTCGTCGGCGGGGTGCCGCTGCTGCCGGTGTACGCCGGTGAGATTGCCTGCCGGGCGCTGGGCGCGAAGGTGGAGGCCCGTTCCGCCGACGGCACGCCGGTCATCGGCGAGCTGGGCGAGCTGGTGATCACCGAACCGATGCCGAGCATGCCGGTGGGCTTCTGGAACGACAGGGACGGCACCCGCTACTTCGAGGCGTACTTCGACGTCTACCCGGGTGTCTGGCGGCACGGTGACTGGATCACCATCAACGAGCGGGGTGGCTGCGTGATCACCGGACGCTCCGACGCCACCCTCAACCGCGGTGGGGTACGGCTCGGCACCGCCGAGTTCTACTCGGTCGTCGAAGGGCTCGACGAGGTGGTCGACTCGGTGGTCGTGCACCTGGAGGACGACGAGGGTGGTGCCGGGGAGCTGCTGCTCTTCGTGGTGCTGGCCGAGGGTCTGGAGTTGGACGACCCGATGCGCACGAAGATCTGTCGTGAACTGCGCTCGGCGCTCTCACCCCGGCACGTGCCCGACGAGATCCATCAGGTGCGTTCGGTGCCGCGTACCCTCTCGGCGAAGAAGCTGGAGGTGCCGGTCAAGAAGATCCTCACCGGCACTCCGGTCGACCAGGCCGCGGCCAAGGGGGCCCTGGCCAACCCCGAGTCCCTGACGGCCTTTGCCGCCCTGGCGAAGTCCCGAACCCCAGCCTGA
- a CDS encoding acyl-CoA thioesterase: MTEHLSAAPTGKPTSYSRVTLSKIMTAVDVNLYGTVHGGVLMKFVDDVAGAAAARHSGGTAVTAAIDEIVFSEAVRVGDLVHAHAQVNWTGQTSMEVGVRVVAERWDSAEDAPVRVATAYLVFVGVDVGGAPRTVRPVLPETAEDERRYKEAEIRRAHRLARRRAIQAHRAG, encoded by the coding sequence ATGACTGAGCACCTCTCCGCCGCTCCGACCGGCAAGCCGACGTCGTACTCGCGCGTCACTCTCAGCAAGATCATGACCGCGGTGGACGTGAACCTCTACGGCACCGTGCACGGCGGGGTTCTGATGAAGTTCGTCGACGATGTGGCCGGGGCCGCTGCCGCGCGACACAGCGGCGGGACCGCCGTGACCGCGGCGATCGACGAGATCGTCTTCTCGGAGGCGGTCCGGGTCGGTGATCTGGTGCACGCGCACGCCCAGGTCAACTGGACCGGCCAGACCTCGATGGAGGTGGGTGTGCGGGTGGTCGCCGAGCGGTGGGACTCGGCCGAGGACGCGCCGGTCCGGGTGGCCACCGCGTACCTGGTGTTCGTCGGCGTGGACGTGGGCGGGGCGCCGCGGACGGTCCGCCCGGTGCTGCCGGAGACGGCGGAGGACGAGCGCCGGTACAAGGAGGCGGAGATCCGCCGTGCGCACCGTCTCGCCCGCCGTCGCGCCATCCAGGCCCACCGAGCTGGCTGA
- a CDS encoding multidrug effflux MFS transporter — translation MMKQLVDKTGRDSAVAQEVLPGDLMTNRQRAQLVLVLGALIAIGPLTIDMYLPALPAITAGLQTTETAVQLTLTGTLIGLALGQLLIGPLSDVVGRRVPLLTGLAAHIVASVLCVFAPNIEVLGGLRVLQGLGVAAATVVATAVVRDLFSGASFARIFSRLMLVMGLAPILAPTLGSGLLGWTDWRGVFAALAVLGALLIIVAAFRLPETLPVTRRRHGGVRAALRDYRGLVNDRAFVGLVLVAGLAMAALFAYVSGSSFVLQQEYGLDEQQFGIAFGAGAVGLIGATQFNVRLLRRYTSQQILVSALIGGTAAGLLLVMFAATGVGGLGTLLASLWLVLAAAGLALPNAPALAMSRHSEAAGTAAAMLGAVQFGIGAVSAPLAGLFGTGSVPMAIVIAGGMAAALIVMLFVVPRASLGTVDRDLAVALH, via the coding sequence ATGATGAAGCAGTTGGTGGACAAGACCGGACGCGATTCCGCCGTCGCGCAAGAGGTGCTGCCCGGCGACCTCATGACCAACCGGCAGCGGGCGCAGCTCGTCCTCGTGCTGGGCGCGTTGATCGCGATCGGGCCGTTGACCATCGACATGTACCTGCCCGCGCTGCCCGCCATCACGGCGGGCCTGCAGACCACCGAGACCGCCGTGCAGTTGACGCTGACCGGCACGCTCATCGGTCTCGCGTTGGGTCAGTTGTTGATCGGGCCGCTCTCCGACGTGGTCGGGCGGCGGGTGCCGCTGCTGACCGGGTTGGCCGCGCACATCGTGGCCTCCGTGCTGTGCGTCTTCGCACCCAACATCGAGGTGCTCGGCGGGCTGCGCGTACTCCAGGGGCTCGGCGTCGCCGCCGCCACGGTGGTCGCGACGGCCGTGGTCCGCGACCTGTTCAGCGGTGCCTCCTTCGCCCGGATCTTCTCCCGGCTGATGCTCGTCATGGGCCTGGCGCCCATCCTCGCGCCGACGCTGGGCAGTGGCCTGCTGGGCTGGACCGACTGGCGGGGCGTCTTCGCGGCGCTGGCGGTGCTGGGCGCGCTGCTGATCATCGTGGCCGCGTTCCGGCTCCCGGAGACCCTTCCGGTGACACGTCGGCGGCACGGCGGGGTGCGCGCCGCCCTGCGCGACTACCGGGGGTTGGTCAACGACCGGGCGTTCGTCGGCCTGGTGCTGGTCGCCGGGCTGGCGATGGCGGCTCTGTTCGCGTACGTCTCCGGTTCGTCGTTCGTGCTCCAGCAGGAGTACGGCCTCGACGAGCAGCAGTTCGGCATCGCCTTCGGGGCCGGCGCGGTGGGCCTGATCGGGGCCACCCAGTTCAACGTGCGGTTGCTGCGCCGCTACACCTCGCAGCAGATCCTGGTCAGCGCCCTGATCGGCGGAACGGCGGCTGGCCTGCTGCTGGTCATGTTCGCGGCGACCGGCGTCGGTGGCCTGGGCACCCTGCTCGCGTCACTGTGGCTGGTCCTGGCCGCCGCCGGCCTCGCCCTGCCGAACGCGCCCGCACTGGCCATGAGCCGGCACAGCGAGGCCGCTGGCACCGCCGCGGCGATGCTCGGCGCGGTGCAGTTCGGCATCGGTGCGGTGTCGGCGCCACTGGCCGGTCTGTTCGGCACCGGGAGCGTACCGATGGCGATCGTCATCGCGGGCGGCATGGCCGCCGCGCTGATCGTCATGCTCTTCGTCGTTCCCCGCGCCAGCCTCGGCACTGTCGACAGGGACCTGGCGGTCGCGCTGCACTAG